One genomic region from Neisseria weaveri encodes:
- the hscA gene encoding Fe-S protein assembly chaperone HscA, with protein MALLQIAEPGLSAVPHQHRLAVGIDLGTTNSLVASVKSGSAVCLKDESDRVTLPSVVRYCESERIEVGHDALKAQKIDPLNTISSAKRLIGKTLNDVQKEAAYLPYRFGSNERIIELHTRQGIKTPIEVSAEILKVLKQRAEENLGGELVGAVITVPAYFDDAQRQATKDAARLAGLNVLRLLNEPTAAAIAYGLDNRSEGTFVVYDLGGGTLDVSVLQLTKGLFEVKATNGNSALGGDDFDHRLFCWLLEQNKLSQLNEQDSQLLLSLARAAKETLTTDTSATVQTVLSDGRTVDTAITRQEFHNLTQHLVAKTIEPVKQALKDAGVGKADVKGVIMVGGSTRMLHVQQAVATFFGQTPLNNLNPDQVVALGAAMQANVLAGNKNEDEWLLLDVTPLSLGLETYGGLAEKIIPRNSTLPTARAQEFTTFKDGQTAMTIHVVQGERELVSDCRSLAKFTLRGIPPMVAGAARIRVTFQVDADGLLSVSAREQSTGVQAQIEVKPSYGLDDETITNMLKESMSNASDDMAARARAEAVVEAEGLTAAVETALEMDGDLLKETELAAIRDSIAALHNLVQTGNADEIRNAVSALGHATDDFAGRRMNRNIQRALAGQNVNDI; from the coding sequence ATGGCATTACTCCAAATTGCAGAACCCGGTTTATCTGCCGTTCCCCACCAGCACCGCTTGGCCGTCGGCATCGACTTAGGCACGACCAACAGTCTTGTTGCCTCCGTCAAAAGCGGCAGCGCCGTCTGTTTGAAAGACGAATCAGATCGGGTAACCCTGCCCTCGGTTGTCCGTTATTGCGAAAGCGAACGTATCGAAGTGGGCCATGATGCGTTAAAAGCACAAAAAATCGATCCCCTAAACACCATCAGCTCCGCCAAGCGCTTAATCGGCAAAACCCTTAACGATGTACAAAAAGAAGCCGCCTATCTGCCTTACCGCTTCGGCAGCAACGAACGGATTATCGAACTGCATACCCGTCAAGGCATTAAAACTCCTATTGAAGTTTCAGCGGAAATTCTGAAAGTTTTGAAACAGCGTGCCGAAGAAAACCTCGGCGGCGAGCTTGTCGGTGCCGTGATCACCGTGCCTGCCTATTTCGACGATGCCCAACGCCAAGCCACCAAAGATGCCGCGCGTTTGGCCGGATTAAACGTTTTGCGCCTGCTCAACGAACCGACCGCCGCCGCGATTGCCTACGGTTTGGACAACCGCTCGGAAGGCACGTTTGTGGTGTACGACCTCGGCGGCGGCACGCTCGACGTATCCGTGTTGCAGCTCACCAAAGGGTTGTTTGAAGTGAAAGCCACCAACGGCAACAGCGCGCTCGGCGGCGACGACTTCGACCACCGCCTGTTCTGCTGGCTGCTGGAGCAAAACAAACTCTCGCAGCTCAACGAGCAAGACAGCCAACTGCTGCTCAGCCTTGCCCGCGCCGCCAAAGAAACCCTCACCACCGACACTAGCGCCACCGTGCAAACCGTGCTTTCAGACGGCCGCACGGTCGATACCGCCATCACCCGCCAAGAATTCCACAACCTCACCCAACATCTGGTGGCCAAAACCATCGAGCCGGTGAAGCAGGCCTTGAAAGACGCGGGTGTGGGCAAGGCCGACGTGAAAGGCGTGATTATGGTGGGCGGCTCCACCCGCATGCTGCACGTTCAGCAAGCCGTGGCTACCTTTTTCGGCCAAACGCCGCTCAATAACCTCAACCCCGACCAAGTGGTCGCACTCGGCGCGGCGATGCAGGCCAATGTGCTGGCGGGCAATAAAAACGAAGACGAATGGCTGCTGCTCGACGTAACGCCCCTGTCGCTCGGCCTCGAAACCTACGGCGGGCTGGCGGAAAAAATCATCCCGCGCAACAGCACCTTGCCCACCGCCCGCGCCCAAGAGTTCACCACCTTTAAAGACGGCCAAACCGCGATGACCATCCATGTGGTGCAAGGCGAACGCGAACTCGTGTCCGACTGCCGCAGCCTCGCCAAATTCACCTTGCGCGGCATTCCGCCGATGGTGGCCGGCGCCGCCCGCATCCGTGTTACCTTCCAAGTGGATGCAGACGGCCTGCTTTCCGTGTCCGCCCGCGAACAATCCACCGGCGTGCAGGCGCAAATCGAAGTGAAACCTTCCTACGGTCTCGACGACGAAACCATCACCAACATGCTGAAAGAGAGCATGTCGAACGCCTCCGACGACATGGCCGCCCGCGCCCGCGCCGAAGCCGTTGTGGAAGCCGAAGGTCTTACCGCCGCCGTAGAAACCGCGTTGGAAATGGATGGCGATTTGCTCAAAGAAACCGAACTCGCCGCCATCCGCGACAGCATCGCCGCTTTGCACAATCTCGTTCAGACAGGCAATGCCGACGAAATCCGCAATGCCGTATCCGCGTTAGGACATGCCACCGACGACTTCGCCGGCCGACGCATGAACCGCAACATCCAACGCGCCCTGGCCGGACAAAATGTAAACGATATTTAA
- a CDS encoding DUF6973 domain-containing protein, with amino-acid sequence MKRLLLTLSVCLLAACQAQATESRRSKVIRFIISHPIAAQTIGLDSDRATNITSNAVRLSNATKLDNSHRDGRGTQINAVRHTLWQAAITSRFNADIARKIGDAYEINPSIREDQQDYADRYQADQAVDLRNNRIGRKIGTTHNKTNMKTLAGLVLEHFHRHGLWTASEIKENGKTFWRIEQTRIGKKAYQKALTELESLNHNGFTPEQQRRFDQNKTNAITQTIQSIRERQ; translated from the coding sequence ATGAAAAGGTTACTCCTCACACTTTCCGTCTGCCTGCTTGCAGCCTGCCAAGCACAAGCCACGGAAAGCCGCCGCAGCAAAGTCATCCGCTTTATCATCAGCCACCCTATTGCCGCACAAACCATCGGTCTCGACAGCGACCGGGCAACAAACATTACCAGCAATGCCGTCCGTCTTTCCAATGCCACCAAATTAGACAACAGCCACCGCGACGGCCGGGGCACACAAATCAATGCCGTCCGCCACACGCTTTGGCAAGCCGCCATCACATCCCGTTTCAATGCCGATATTGCCCGAAAAATCGGCGATGCCTATGAAATCAATCCCAGTATCCGGGAAGATCAACAAGACTACGCCGACCGCTATCAGGCAGACCAAGCCGTTGATTTGAGAAACAACCGTATCGGCCGAAAAATCGGTACAACGCACAATAAAACCAATATGAAAACCCTTGCCGGCCTGGTGCTGGAGCACTTTCACCGGCACGGCTTATGGACGGCTTCCGAAATCAAAGAAAACGGAAAAACTTTTTGGCGTATCGAGCAAACCCGTATCGGCAAAAAAGCCTACCAAAAAGCACTGACCGAACTGGAAAGCCTCAACCACAACGGATTTACCCCCGAGCAGCAGCGCCGGTTCGACCAAAACAAAACCAACGCCATCACACAAACCATCCAATCGATACGCGAGCGCCAATAA
- the hscB gene encoding Fe-S protein assembly co-chaperone HscB has protein sequence MSQFFQLFSLPEQFPLDNDALEQRYRTAAAQCHPDKFAAASSFEQKQAMMMASLVNEAYQTLKSPLERAAYLLKQQQIDADAPEHTSFAPDFLMQQMEWREALEDARAENNQTALANLDNDISGEQNTLYGQLQTAFEQAQYEQAAELVRKGRFLNKLRQEIRQARS, from the coding sequence ATGAGCCAATTTTTTCAATTGTTTTCACTGCCCGAACAATTTCCCCTCGATAACGATGCTTTGGAGCAACGCTACCGCACTGCTGCTGCACAATGCCATCCCGACAAATTTGCCGCCGCTTCTTCATTCGAACAGAAACAGGCCATGATGATGGCCTCGTTGGTAAACGAAGCCTACCAAACTTTAAAATCCCCTTTGGAGCGCGCCGCCTATCTGCTCAAACAACAGCAAATCGACGCAGACGCACCCGAACATACCTCGTTTGCTCCCGATTTCCTGATGCAGCAGATGGAATGGCGTGAAGCTTTGGAAGATGCCCGGGCAGAAAATAATCAAACCGCGCTTGCCAATCTGGACAACGATATTTCCGGCGAGCAAAACACACTGTACGGCCAACTGCAAACCGCTTTCGAGCAAGCTCAATACGAACAGGCCGCAGAACTGGTACGAAAAGGCCGTTTCCTAAACAAATTGCGCCAAGAAATCCGACAAGCCCGATCTTGA